One Micavibrio aeruginosavorus ARL-13 genomic window carries:
- a CDS encoding coiled-coil domain-containing protein: protein MAPNKTTDIQVEVLQGEDGTRFYKDIPDYRTADEETRALMDAMIDGVDWRDLNTIIGFGKEAKDGVLQVSRKINERVMADNSFIAEMRECADAVSGLDMGALTQRLDDLAKGGFDIVKNNKAEVGTGLALAMFVNPIVGLLAGLGMKGARVGKEKYDQVKGKVRGEMDHAKEAEAARDDLRKAILTTRALVEKLETAKEKIPSYINEVNAMGGARTKAYGALTLAIGAGQELQRRFYEEILPAEQENGAISLEELQQLQMAGDVMARTVEGLLGSRANSLQNIVTLSESLKMYTQMYVKIEEHLTSSVGEWEGQIAHGNLMVDRIELQAVITAADKKSADLAEKSEKLHETSRVMHQKSMEQGTFHLAQIAASTERLAQRLSSEMLTITDQSRRHVAAQERLEQATQTLAETFQSNAQKRAQLLVGSATSDKLSLRFEQKAAGNDNAPDVAEEAQVIEQTATAGKAERKPRAPRTAKPAAKPE, encoded by the coding sequence ATGGCACCGAACAAAACGACAGATATTCAAGTTGAAGTTCTGCAGGGTGAAGACGGAACGCGTTTTTATAAAGACATTCCAGATTATCGCACAGCCGATGAAGAAACACGCGCCCTGATGGATGCCATGATTGATGGTGTCGATTGGCGCGATTTGAACACCATTATTGGCTTCGGTAAGGAAGCCAAAGACGGCGTTCTGCAAGTTTCACGTAAAATCAATGAACGTGTAATGGCCGACAACAGCTTTATCGCCGAAATGCGCGAATGTGCCGATGCTGTTTCCGGATTGGACATGGGGGCTTTGACTCAGCGTTTGGACGATTTGGCCAAAGGTGGTTTTGATATCGTAAAAAATAACAAAGCCGAAGTTGGAACAGGCTTGGCGCTGGCCATGTTCGTCAATCCGATTGTTGGTCTGCTGGCCGGGTTGGGCATGAAAGGTGCGCGCGTTGGAAAAGAGAAATACGATCAAGTGAAGGGCAAGGTCCGCGGTGAAATGGACCATGCAAAAGAAGCCGAAGCTGCCCGCGATGATTTGCGTAAGGCCATTTTGACCACGCGCGCATTGGTGGAAAAACTGGAAACCGCGAAAGAAAAAATCCCGAGCTACATTAACGAAGTGAATGCCATGGGCGGTGCGCGAACCAAGGCTTATGGTGCACTGACGCTGGCTATTGGTGCGGGGCAAGAATTGCAACGTCGCTTCTATGAAGAGATTTTGCCTGCGGAACAAGAAAATGGCGCTATTAGCCTTGAAGAACTGCAACAATTGCAGATGGCGGGTGATGTTATGGCCCGTACCGTCGAGGGCTTGCTGGGGTCGCGCGCAAACAGCTTGCAAAACATTGTGACGTTGTCAGAATCCTTGAAAATGTACACCCAGATGTACGTGAAGATTGAAGAGCATCTGACGTCGTCAGTGGGTGAGTGGGAGGGTCAAATTGCCCACGGTAATCTGATGGTGGATCGTATCGAGTTGCAGGCTGTCATTACTGCGGCAGATAAGAAGAGCGCAGACCTGGCAGAAAAGAGTGAGAAACTGCACGAAACATCTCGTGTCATGCACCAGAAGAGCATGGAGCAGGGGACATTCCACTTGGCACAGATTGCCGCTTCAACGGAACGTCTGGCGCAGCGTCTGTCTTCGGAAATGCTGACGATTACAGACCAAAGCCGCCGTCATGTTGCCGCACAAGAACGTCTTGAGCAGGCAACGCAGACCTTGGCAGAAACCTTCCAGTCCAATGCGCAAAAACGCGCCCAGCTGTTGGTGGGCTCGGCAACCAGTGACAAATTGTCCCTGCGGTTTGAGCAGAAAGCGGCCGGAAATGACAACGCACCCGACGTCGCAGAAGAGGCTCAGGTGATTGAGCAAACTGCAACCGCAGGCAAGGCTGAAAGAAAACCCCGTGCCCCGCGCACCGCAAAACCGGCCGCTAAACCGGAATAA
- a CDS encoding DUF3592 domain-containing protein, translating to MGGVIGLMAAVQQVGWLVAGLFFWFIACVMILSHVHDRRTKTTYTGQIAALRVRGDAAKGKAVYYPIVSYTNDVGVVVEAETRHGSSGLSGKLPGRVVRVMPDVHEPRVATIRDGSGIVLTLVLWGMGALPIAIGVLQYPVTPYTIFIFVIFGAWVAWRIARMIRPRHEWQSREEFRKRKAAELLAKRAQCPRINRDEALAQLKTMDDLALRFLPLSVLVAFVFMGVAGWVAYDTGTILHNRAYAEGRVVALDRPSGSDAYYPVIEYRTHDDEWVRFTDKAGSNAPSVSVGQGVDVIYDARNPDRAMIEAGVSAVWIVVLASGLVGLAVLVAAIRTVLGVAGHRRRGYVSI from the coding sequence ATGGGTGGTGTGATCGGCCTGATGGCGGCGGTCCAGCAAGTCGGATGGCTGGTTGCGGGTTTGTTTTTCTGGTTCATCGCGTGTGTGATGATCCTCAGCCATGTCCATGATCGTCGGACCAAAACCACATATACCGGGCAGATTGCCGCTTTGCGTGTGCGTGGTGACGCGGCGAAGGGCAAGGCCGTTTATTATCCGATTGTGTCCTATACCAACGACGTTGGTGTGGTGGTTGAGGCAGAAACGCGCCACGGGTCATCGGGGTTGTCCGGAAAGTTGCCGGGGCGGGTTGTGCGCGTGATGCCGGATGTGCACGAACCGCGCGTGGCAACCATTCGCGATGGGTCCGGGATTGTCCTGACTCTGGTTTTGTGGGGTATGGGGGCCTTGCCGATTGCGATTGGTGTTTTGCAATATCCTGTAACGCCCTACACAATTTTTATCTTCGTTATCTTTGGTGCGTGGGTTGCGTGGAGAATTGCCCGCATGATCCGTCCGCGTCATGAATGGCAAAGCCGCGAAGAATTTCGTAAACGCAAGGCCGCAGAACTGTTGGCTAAACGCGCACAATGTCCGCGGATCAATCGCGATGAGGCCTTGGCACAATTAAAAACCATGGATGATCTGGCGCTCCGTTTTTTGCCGCTGAGCGTTTTGGTGGCTTTTGTTTTCATGGGCGTTGCCGGGTGGGTGGCGTATGACACAGGCACAATATTGCATAACCGCGCTTATGCCGAAGGGCGCGTTGTTGCCCTTGATCGGCCATCGGGGTCCGATGCTTATTATCCGGTGATTGAATATCGCACCCACGATGATGAATGGGTGCGTTTTACCGACAAGGCGGGCAGCAATGCGCCCAGCGTATCGGTCGGGCAGGGCGTTGATGTCATTTACGATGCGCGCAACCCGGATCGTGCGATGATCGAGGCGGGCGTGTCGGCGGTCTGGATCGTTGTGCTGGCCTCTGGTTTGGTCGGGTTGGCGGTGCTGGTGGCGGCGATCCGAACCGTTTTGGGGGTTGCGGGGCACCGTCGTCGGGGATATGTATCGATCTAA